Proteins encoded within one genomic window of Microbacterium sp. zg-B185:
- a CDS encoding F0F1 ATP synthase subunit epsilon, with protein sequence MALTVNLVAADHEVWSGEASLVVARTVLGEIGIMTGHEPILGVLAAGEVRITLEDGNKIVANAQDGFLSVENDVVTIVAGNAAIMR encoded by the coding sequence ATGGCGCTCACCGTCAACCTCGTCGCGGCCGACCACGAGGTCTGGTCCGGCGAGGCGAGCCTCGTCGTGGCCAGGACCGTCCTCGGCGAGATCGGCATCATGACCGGTCACGAGCCCATCCTGGGTGTGCTCGCGGCCGGCGAGGTGCGCATCACGCTCGAAGACGGCAACAAGATCGTGGCCAACGCACAGGACGGCTTCCTCTCCGTCGAGAACGACGTCGTCACCATCGTCGCGGGCAACGCGGCGATCATGCGGTAG
- a CDS encoding F0F1 ATP synthase subunit gamma → MGAQLRVYKQKISTAQTTKKITKAMELIAASRIQKAMARVRASAPFARAVTRAVSAVATHSNIDHPLTTARDVKSSAVVIFASDRGLAGAFNSQIMREGLELATLLQSQGKEVTYYLVGRKAVAFFQFRRIKSEAEWTGDTDTPEFRFAEQISGTLLEAFERGSEQGGVDEIHLVYNRFVSMMTQTPETVRLLPLEVVEASESQADVQAFPLYEFEPDAATVLDALLPVYIQSRIFNALLQSSAAKHAATQKAMKSASDNADKLITDYTRLRNNARQAEITQQIAEIVGGADALSSAK, encoded by the coding sequence ATGGGCGCACAACTGAGGGTCTACAAGCAGAAGATCAGCACTGCTCAGACGACCAAGAAGATCACCAAGGCGATGGAGCTCATCGCTGCATCGCGGATCCAGAAGGCGATGGCGCGCGTGCGCGCCTCGGCGCCGTTCGCGCGCGCTGTGACGCGGGCGGTTTCGGCCGTGGCCACGCACTCCAACATCGATCACCCGCTGACGACCGCGCGGGACGTGAAGTCCTCCGCGGTCGTGATCTTCGCGTCGGACCGCGGCCTGGCCGGCGCGTTCAACTCGCAGATCATGCGCGAGGGCCTGGAGCTGGCGACGCTGCTGCAGTCGCAGGGCAAGGAAGTGACCTACTACCTCGTCGGTCGCAAGGCGGTCGCCTTCTTCCAGTTCCGCCGCATCAAGAGCGAGGCCGAGTGGACCGGCGACACCGACACCCCTGAGTTCCGCTTCGCGGAGCAGATCTCCGGCACGCTGCTGGAGGCCTTCGAGCGGGGTTCGGAGCAGGGCGGCGTCGACGAGATCCATCTGGTCTACAACCGCTTCGTCAGCATGATGACGCAGACGCCCGAAACCGTGCGTCTGCTGCCCCTCGAGGTCGTCGAGGCCAGCGAGTCGCAGGCGGACGTGCAGGCATTCCCGCTCTACGAGTTCGAGCCGGATGCCGCGACCGTCCTGGACGCGCTCCTGCCGGTGTACATCCAGAGCCGCATCTTCAACGCCCTCCTGCAGTCCTCGGCTGCCAAGCACGCCGCTACGCAGAAGGCGATGAAGTCGGCCAGCGACAACGCCGACAAGCTCATCACCGACTACACCCGCCTGCGCAACAACGCGCGTCAGGCGGAGATCACCCAGCAGATCGCCGAGATCGTCGGCGGGGCCGACGCCCTGTCGTCGGCGAAGTAG
- the atpD gene encoding F0F1 ATP synthase subunit beta, producing MTPTATAEQTLVIGRVARVTGPVVDIEFPHDSLPDIYNALKTTITIGDESNEITLEVAQHLGDDLVRAIALKPTDGVVRGQEVRDTGGPITVPVGDVTKGKVFNVIGEVLNAKPGEQIEITERWGIHRKAPSFDLLESKTQMFETGIKVIDLLTPYVLGGKIGLFGGAGVGKTVLIQEMIQRVAQDHGGVSVFAGVGERTREGNDLIHEMEEAGVFDKTALVFGQMDEPPGTRLRVALSALTMAEYFRDVQGQDVLLFIDNIFRFTQAGSEVSTLLGRMPSAVGYQPNLADEMGVLQERITSTRGHSITSLQAIYVPADDYTDPAPATTFAHLDATTELSREIASKGLYPAVDPLTSTSRILDPRYIGADHYRVATAVKQILQKNKELQEIIAILGVDELSEEDKVVVSRARRIQQFLSQNTYMAKKFTGVEGSTVPIAETIESFDAIVKGDFDHVAEQAFFNVGGISDVEENWARIQKENG from the coding sequence ATGACCCCCACCGCTACCGCCGAACAGACCTTGGTCATCGGGCGCGTTGCGCGCGTCACCGGTCCGGTCGTCGACATCGAGTTCCCGCACGACTCGCTTCCCGACATCTACAACGCGCTCAAGACGACGATCACCATCGGCGACGAGTCGAACGAGATCACGCTCGAGGTCGCGCAGCACCTCGGCGACGACCTCGTTCGCGCGATCGCCCTGAAGCCCACCGACGGCGTCGTCCGCGGCCAGGAAGTGCGCGACACCGGCGGCCCGATCACCGTGCCCGTCGGCGACGTCACCAAGGGCAAGGTGTTCAACGTCATCGGCGAGGTCCTCAACGCCAAGCCGGGCGAGCAGATCGAGATCACCGAGCGCTGGGGCATCCACCGCAAGGCGCCCAGCTTCGACCTCCTCGAGTCCAAGACGCAGATGTTCGAGACCGGCATCAAGGTCATCGACCTGCTCACGCCGTACGTGCTGGGTGGGAAGATCGGCCTGTTCGGAGGCGCCGGTGTCGGCAAGACCGTCCTCATCCAGGAGATGATCCAGCGCGTCGCGCAGGACCACGGTGGCGTGTCCGTGTTCGCCGGTGTCGGTGAGCGCACGCGTGAGGGCAACGACCTGATCCACGAGATGGAGGAGGCCGGCGTCTTCGACAAGACCGCGCTGGTCTTCGGCCAGATGGACGAGCCGCCGGGGACGCGCCTGCGCGTGGCCCTGTCCGCCCTGACGATGGCGGAGTACTTCCGCGACGTCCAGGGCCAGGACGTGCTGCTGTTCATCGACAACATCTTCCGCTTCACTCAGGCCGGTTCCGAGGTCTCGACCCTGCTGGGCCGCATGCCGTCTGCGGTGGGCTACCAGCCGAACCTCGCCGACGAGATGGGCGTGCTCCAGGAGCGCATCACCTCCACGCGCGGTCACTCGATCACGTCGCTGCAGGCCATCTACGTCCCCGCGGACGACTACACCGACCCGGCGCCGGCGACCACCTTCGCCCACCTCGACGCGACCACCGAGCTGTCGCGTGAGATCGCGTCCAAGGGCCTGTACCCGGCCGTGGACCCGCTGACCTCGACGAGCCGCATCCTGGATCCGCGCTACATCGGCGCCGACCACTACCGGGTGGCGACCGCCGTCAAGCAGATCCTCCAGAAGAACAAGGAGCTGCAGGAGATCATCGCGATCCTCGGTGTGGACGAGCTGTCCGAAGAGGACAAGGTCGTCGTCTCGCGTGCGCGTCGCATCCAGCAGTTCCTCTCGCAGAACACCTACATGGCGAAGAAGTTCACGGGCGTCGAGGGTTCGACCGTTCCGATCGCCGAGACGATCGAGTCGTTCGACGCGATCGTGAAGGGTGATTTCGACCACGTGGCCGAGCAGGCGTTCTTCAACGTCGGCGGCATCTCGGACGTCGAGGAGAACTGGGCTCGTATCCAGAAGGAGAACGGCTGA
- the atpE gene encoding ATP synthase F0 subunit C, with product MDSTTVLAEVSGSIATVGYGLAAIGPAIGVGIVVGKTIEGVARQPELAGRLQVLMWIGIAFTEALAFIGIATAFIFGY from the coding sequence GTGGACTCAACTACGGTTCTGGCCGAGGTCTCCGGCAGCATCGCGACCGTCGGATACGGCCTCGCCGCCATCGGGCCCGCCATCGGCGTCGGCATCGTCGTCGGCAAGACGATCGAGGGTGTCGCCCGTCAGCCTGAGCTCGCAGGTCGCCTGCAGGTGCTCATGTGGATCGGTATCGCCTTCACCGAGGCGCTCGCCTTCATCGGCATCGCCACAGCCTTCATCTTCGGCTACTGA
- a CDS encoding F0F1 ATP synthase subunit delta, which translates to MGSATTQATAAATAALAVVPAVDIDTARELFAAAHAVGDSPQLSGALADSSAADSARSNVVAAVFGPIFQPATVTLLQTIVASRWSSASDLVDGIEELAIRAASLAEPDADVEGDLFRLSRLVAENPELELALGSRLGDESAKGALIESLLAGRASTAATLIAASLVQQQRERRVRQLLNSAMDLVADQRGRTVATVVAARPLSQAQSERLIALLSQRYGTTVSLNTVIDPTVVGGLRVQIADDVIDASVAARLADLRQRLAG; encoded by the coding sequence ATGGGCAGCGCGACCACTCAGGCCACTGCGGCAGCGACGGCGGCGCTGGCCGTCGTACCCGCCGTCGACATCGACACCGCCCGCGAGCTGTTCGCGGCGGCGCATGCCGTCGGGGACTCGCCGCAGCTGAGCGGCGCGCTGGCCGATTCGTCCGCGGCCGACTCGGCGCGCTCGAACGTCGTGGCGGCCGTGTTCGGCCCGATCTTCCAGCCGGCCACGGTGACCCTGCTGCAGACGATCGTCGCTTCGCGCTGGTCCTCGGCATCCGATCTGGTGGACGGAATCGAAGAGCTCGCCATCCGCGCCGCCTCGCTCGCCGAGCCCGACGCTGACGTCGAGGGCGATCTGTTCCGGCTGTCCCGCCTGGTGGCGGAGAACCCCGAGCTCGAGCTCGCACTGGGCAGTCGCCTGGGTGACGAGTCGGCCAAGGGCGCCTTGATCGAGTCGCTGCTCGCGGGTCGCGCGAGTACGGCGGCGACGCTGATCGCGGCCTCCCTCGTCCAGCAGCAGCGCGAGCGCCGGGTCCGGCAGCTGCTGAACAGCGCGATGGATCTGGTTGCAGACCAGCGGGGGCGCACGGTGGCAACCGTCGTCGCGGCGCGGCCGCTCAGCCAGGCGCAGTCCGAGCGCCTGATCGCATTGCTGTCCCAGCGTTACGGCACCACCGTCTCGCTGAACACGGTGATCGACCCCACGGTCGTCGGCGGCCTGCGCGTGCAGATCGCGGACGACGTGATCGATGCGAGCGTCGCGGCACGACTCGCCGACCTGCGCCAGCGACTGGCTGGCTAG
- a CDS encoding L-threonylcarbamoyladenylate synthase, producing MSPVFDCRDEAQLLAGMRQARQAIGRGELVVLPTDTVYGVAADAFSARAVQRLLEAKGRGRSSPPPVLVAGLATLRALVAEVPAPVERLVEAFWPGGLTIVLPAQPSLSWDLGDTQGTVAVRMPANNLALELLEETGPLAVSSANLTGKPAAILAWDAQNMLGDSVAVYLDGGPSATGIASTIIDATSLVSGSADVEPVIRVLREGAIDRAALREIVGDLLEPDPVREPDDTFIPSLPDAPETVGPDGGRGAGGSGLSPEQGSA from the coding sequence ATGTCCCCTGTATTCGACTGCCGTGACGAGGCGCAGCTGCTGGCCGGGATGCGCCAAGCGCGCCAGGCCATCGGCAGGGGCGAACTGGTCGTGCTCCCGACCGACACGGTCTACGGCGTCGCGGCGGACGCCTTCAGCGCCCGCGCGGTCCAGCGCCTGCTGGAAGCCAAGGGCCGCGGGCGTTCCTCGCCTCCGCCGGTGCTCGTGGCAGGCCTCGCCACGCTGCGCGCCCTGGTGGCCGAGGTCCCGGCGCCGGTCGAACGGCTCGTGGAGGCGTTCTGGCCGGGCGGGCTGACGATCGTGCTGCCTGCGCAGCCGTCGCTGTCCTGGGACCTGGGCGACACGCAGGGCACCGTCGCGGTCCGGATGCCCGCCAACAATCTGGCCCTCGAGCTGCTGGAGGAGACCGGGCCGCTCGCGGTCTCCAGCGCCAACCTGACCGGAAAGCCCGCCGCGATCCTGGCCTGGGACGCGCAGAACATGCTCGGCGACAGCGTTGCGGTGTACCTCGACGGCGGGCCCTCCGCCACCGGCATCGCCTCGACCATCATCGATGCGACCAGCCTCGTCAGCGGCAGCGCCGACGTGGAACCCGTGATCCGCGTCCTGCGCGAGGGGGCGATCGACCGGGCGGCCCTGCGCGAGATCGTCGGCGACCTGCTCGAGCCCGACCCCGTCCGCGAGCCGGACGACACGTTCATCCCGTCGCTGCCGGACGCCCCTGAGACCGTCGGCCCGGACGGCGGCCGGGGGGCAGGGGGTTCCGGGCTGAGCCCCGAACAGGGCAGCGCGTGA
- a CDS encoding MraY family glycosyltransferase, which translates to MKQYIFTILFTAAVTLSLSWAVWRLSLKYKLYPGIRERDVHKTPTPRLGGVAMFLGVVAAFAVSSQHPYFAIFWVDPAPVYAILGAALLIVVVGVADDLWDLDWMIKLGAQFLAAGIIAWFGQLQIFSLPIGGLIIGSSWVSFTLTVFSIVVVMNAVNFIDGLDGLVAGVCLIANVVFFAYSYILVRDTGSSTYFNLASFIAAVLIGACIGFLPLNWSPAKLFMGDSGALLLGLLMACSAIAITGQLEPAVLDPEGFGRSQLLGAFIPILLPVVVVLLPLLDFGLAVVRRMAAGKSPFSPDRKHLHHRMLDMGHTDRDAVLIFYAWTAVFSLAVLLMYIGTRENWIGQYWIGVAFALVGAAACLVVTLLPTWRRKPAVLAPSDDTPTLEAAR; encoded by the coding sequence GTGAAGCAGTACATCTTCACCATCCTGTTCACGGCGGCCGTGACCCTGTCGCTGTCCTGGGCGGTGTGGCGACTGAGCCTGAAATACAAGCTGTATCCCGGCATCCGCGAGCGCGACGTCCACAAGACCCCGACGCCGCGCCTGGGCGGGGTGGCGATGTTCCTCGGCGTGGTGGCCGCGTTCGCCGTGTCCTCGCAGCATCCGTATTTCGCGATCTTCTGGGTGGACCCGGCTCCCGTCTACGCGATCCTCGGCGCTGCGCTTCTCATCGTCGTCGTCGGAGTGGCCGACGATCTGTGGGATCTGGACTGGATGATCAAGCTGGGTGCCCAGTTCCTCGCCGCCGGCATCATCGCGTGGTTCGGGCAGCTGCAGATCTTCTCACTGCCGATCGGCGGGCTGATCATCGGCTCCAGCTGGGTGAGCTTCACGCTCACCGTCTTCTCGATCGTCGTCGTCATGAACGCGGTCAACTTCATCGACGGGCTGGACGGCCTGGTAGCGGGCGTCTGCCTGATCGCGAACGTGGTGTTCTTCGCGTACTCCTACATCCTGGTCCGCGACACCGGGTCCAGCACCTACTTCAACCTCGCATCCTTCATCGCAGCCGTGCTGATCGGCGCGTGCATCGGGTTCCTGCCGCTGAACTGGAGCCCGGCGAAGCTGTTCATGGGCGACTCCGGTGCGCTTCTGCTCGGTCTGCTGATGGCCTGCTCGGCCATCGCGATCACCGGCCAGCTCGAACCGGCCGTGCTGGACCCCGAAGGGTTCGGCCGCTCACAGCTGCTCGGTGCCTTCATCCCGATCCTGCTGCCCGTGGTGGTGGTGCTGCTGCCACTGCTGGATTTCGGTCTGGCGGTGGTGCGCCGCATGGCCGCTGGCAAGTCCCCGTTCTCGCCCGACCGCAAGCACCTGCATCACCGGATGCTGGACATGGGCCACACCGACCGCGACGCGGTCCTGATCTTCTACGCGTGGACGGCGGTGTTCAGCCTCGCCGTGCTCCTGATGTACATCGGCACGCGGGAGAACTGGATCGGCCAGTACTGGATCGGCGTGGCCTTCGCCCTCGTCGGCGCCGCCGCCTGTCTCGTCGTCACCCTGCTGCCCACGTGGCGGCGCAAGCCCGCCGTCCTCGCCCCGAGCGATGACACCCCGACCCTGGAGGCCGCTCGATGA
- the prmC gene encoding peptide chain release factor N(5)-glutamine methyltransferase produces MSSPSASAASLAAALRSATERLTRAGIADASVDAELLAAHILGTGRGAVQAAAIRGDAIDAQDARRLDELVARRETREPLQHLTGAAPFRHLELRVGPGVFVPRPETEIVAQLAIDALSAAASPAPIAVDLGTGSGALALAMATEVPHSRVFAAENSVEAFVWARQNFALVGADNARVAFVDIERAFPELNGQVSVVASNPPYVPDAAIPRDPEVRLFDPPAALYGGADGLDVVRVVSRVGLRLAHPGGSLVIEHGEWQGAAIRELLTADGWRAASTHPDLTSRDRATTAIAP; encoded by the coding sequence ATGTCCTCGCCCTCCGCTTCCGCCGCATCGCTCGCGGCTGCCCTCCGCAGCGCGACCGAGCGGCTCACGCGCGCCGGCATCGCGGACGCGTCGGTGGATGCCGAGCTGCTGGCGGCGCACATCCTGGGCACCGGCCGCGGAGCGGTCCAAGCGGCCGCGATCCGCGGCGACGCCATCGACGCGCAGGACGCCCGGCGTCTGGACGAGCTGGTCGCGCGACGGGAGACCCGGGAACCGCTCCAGCATCTGACCGGCGCCGCACCGTTCCGCCACCTCGAGCTGCGCGTCGGGCCCGGCGTCTTCGTCCCCCGGCCGGAGACGGAGATCGTGGCGCAGCTGGCGATCGACGCACTGTCGGCCGCGGCATCCCCGGCGCCCATCGCCGTGGACCTGGGGACCGGCAGCGGTGCACTCGCCCTCGCGATGGCGACCGAGGTGCCGCACTCCCGTGTCTTCGCCGCCGAGAACTCCGTCGAGGCGTTCGTGTGGGCGAGGCAGAACTTCGCGCTGGTCGGCGCGGACAACGCGCGCGTCGCGTTCGTCGACATCGAGCGGGCCTTCCCGGAGCTGAACGGTCAGGTCTCCGTCGTTGCGTCCAACCCTCCCTACGTTCCGGATGCCGCGATCCCGCGCGACCCCGAGGTGCGACTGTTCGATCCCCCCGCCGCCCTGTACGGCGGAGCGGACGGACTGGACGTGGTCCGCGTGGTCAGTCGCGTCGGTCTGCGTCTGGCGCATCCGGGCGGCAGCCTCGTGATCGAGCACGGCGAGTGGCAGGGCGCGGCTATCCGGGAGCTGCTCACCGCCGACGGCTGGCGAGCGGCCTCGACCCACCCCGACCTCACCTCGCGCGACCGCGCGACCACCGCGATCGCGCCCTGA
- the atpA gene encoding F0F1 ATP synthase subunit alpha: MADISISPDAIRDALKDFVAAYEPTGAAATEVGTVVDAADGIAHLEGLPGVMANELVRFADGTSGLALNLDEHEVGVVVLGEFSGIEAGQEVTRTGEVLSVAVGDGYLGRVVDPLGNPIDGLGAVATEGRRALELQAPGVMQRKSVHEPMQTGIKAIDAMIPVGRGQRQLIIGDRQTGKTAIAIDTIINQKANWESGDVQKQVRCIYVAIGQKGSTIAAVKGALEDAGAMEYTTIVAAPASDPAGFKYLAPYTGSAIGQHWMYDGKHVLIIFDDLTKQAEAYRAVSLLLRRPPGREAYPGDVFYLHSRLLERCAKLSDELGAGSMTGLPIIETKANDVSAYIPTNVISITDGQIFLQSDLFNANQRPAVDVGISVSRVGGDAQVKSIKKVSGTLKLELAQYRSLEAFAMFASDLDAASRRQLARGARLTELLKQPQYSPYPVEEQVVSIWTGTNGKLDTIEVEDVLRFERDLLDHVRRNTTILDRLRETNVLDDDTASELGRVVDEFTLQFQGGSGQHIDNPGHEEFKAAEVEDVNQEQIVKGRRK, from the coding sequence ATGGCAGATATCTCAATCAGCCCCGACGCCATTCGCGACGCGCTGAAGGACTTCGTCGCCGCGTATGAGCCCACGGGCGCGGCGGCGACCGAGGTCGGCACCGTCGTGGACGCAGCGGACGGCATCGCGCACCTCGAAGGCCTTCCGGGCGTCATGGCGAACGAGCTCGTCCGGTTCGCCGACGGCACCTCCGGTCTCGCACTGAACCTGGACGAGCACGAGGTCGGCGTCGTCGTCCTCGGCGAGTTCTCGGGCATCGAGGCCGGTCAGGAAGTCACCCGCACCGGCGAGGTCCTCTCCGTCGCGGTGGGCGACGGGTACCTCGGTCGCGTCGTCGACCCGCTCGGAAACCCCATCGACGGCCTCGGCGCCGTCGCGACGGAAGGTCGCCGGGCGCTCGAGCTGCAGGCCCCGGGCGTCATGCAGCGCAAGAGCGTGCACGAGCCCATGCAGACGGGCATCAAGGCGATCGACGCCATGATCCCGGTCGGCCGCGGTCAGCGTCAGCTGATCATCGGCGACCGCCAGACCGGCAAGACGGCCATCGCGATCGACACGATCATCAACCAGAAGGCCAACTGGGAATCCGGCGACGTCCAGAAGCAGGTCCGCTGCATCTACGTCGCAATCGGCCAGAAGGGCTCGACCATCGCGGCCGTCAAGGGCGCCCTGGAAGATGCCGGTGCGATGGAGTACACGACCATCGTCGCGGCTCCGGCATCCGACCCGGCCGGCTTCAAGTACCTGGCGCCGTACACCGGCTCGGCCATCGGCCAGCACTGGATGTACGACGGCAAGCACGTGCTGATCATCTTCGACGACCTCACCAAGCAGGCCGAGGCGTACCGTGCCGTGTCGCTGCTGCTGCGCCGCCCGCCGGGCCGCGAAGCGTACCCCGGTGACGTGTTCTACCTGCACTCCCGTCTGCTGGAGCGCTGTGCGAAGCTCTCCGACGAGCTGGGCGCCGGATCGATGACCGGTCTGCCGATCATCGAGACGAAGGCCAACGACGTGTCGGCCTACATCCCGACCAACGTCATCTCGATCACCGACGGTCAGATCTTCCTCCAGTCCGACCTGTTCAACGCCAACCAGCGTCCCGCGGTCGACGTGGGCATCTCGGTCTCCCGCGTGGGCGGTGACGCTCAGGTCAAGTCCATCAAGAAGGTCTCCGGCACGCTCAAGCTCGAGCTGGCCCAGTACCGCTCGCTCGAGGCGTTCGCGATGTTCGCCAGCGACCTGGACGCCGCATCGCGTCGTCAGCTGGCCCGCGGGGCCCGCCTGACCGAGCTGCTCAAGCAGCCGCAGTACTCGCCGTACCCCGTGGAGGAGCAGGTCGTCTCGATCTGGACCGGCACGAACGGCAAGCTGGACACCATCGAGGTCGAGGACGTCCTGCGGTTCGAGCGCGACCTGCTGGACCACGTCCGCCGCAACACGACGATCCTCGATCGCCTGCGCGAGACGAACGTGCTCGACGACGACACCGCGAGCGAGCTCGGCCGCGTTGTGGACGAGTTCACGCTGCAGTTCCAGGGCGGCAGCGGTCAGCACATCGACAACCCCGGCCACGAGGAATTCAAGGCCGCCGAGGTTGAGGACGTCAACCAGGAGCAGATCGTCAAGGGCCGCCGCAAGTAG
- a CDS encoding F0F1 ATP synthase subunit B, whose protein sequence is MLNALVTFAAEGGEAEPSPLLPAIYDIVWSAVCFIVILFIFWKVALPRMKKLLDERAAAIEGNIEMAAEAQSKAEAALEAYTAQLAGARTEAGEIREAAREDGRKILTEAKEAASSEAARIAASARAQIEAERQSAFVSLRSEVGTLALDLAGGVIGETLSDDAKAQSVVDRFLAELEASETAQKASS, encoded by the coding sequence ATGCTGAACGCTCTTGTCACATTCGCCGCAGAGGGAGGCGAGGCTGAGCCGAGCCCTCTGCTGCCGGCGATCTATGACATCGTCTGGTCGGCGGTGTGCTTCATCGTCATCCTCTTCATCTTCTGGAAGGTCGCCCTTCCCCGGATGAAGAAGCTGCTCGACGAACGCGCAGCCGCGATCGAAGGCAACATCGAGATGGCAGCCGAGGCGCAGAGCAAGGCTGAGGCCGCGCTCGAGGCCTACACTGCCCAGCTCGCCGGTGCCCGCACCGAGGCCGGGGAGATCCGCGAAGCCGCCCGCGAGGACGGCAGGAAGATCCTCACCGAGGCGAAGGAAGCAGCATCCTCTGAGGCGGCCCGCATCGCTGCGAGTGCGCGTGCGCAGATCGAGGCGGAGCGCCAGTCGGCGTTCGTGTCGCTGCGTTCCGAGGTCGGAACGCTCGCCCTCGACCTCGCCGGCGGTGTCATCGGGGAGACCCTCTCCGACGACGCCAAGGCACAGTCCGTCGTGGACCGCTTCCTCGCCGAGCTCGAGGCGTCCGAGACCGCTCAGAAGGCGTCGAGCTAA
- the atpB gene encoding F0F1 ATP synthase subunit A produces MIATAVESDDSGFHAPSIWEFFPNAILFEGTWFELTRINLIQILATVAIVVIFWLGTRRMKVVPGRFQSLVEMGLDFVRVNIAHDLLGKKDGDRFLPILTTIFFMILFMNLTGIIPFLNIAGTSIIAVPLLLAIISYVTFIYAGVKKSPKNFFKNSLFPAGVPWPIYIIVTPIEFISTFIVRPVTLTLRLLMNMMVGHLLLVLFFAATQFFFFTAGGWWSLLGVGSLAFGFVFTLFELLVAVLQAYVFALLTAVYIQLAVAEEH; encoded by the coding sequence ATGATCGCCACTGCAGTCGAATCGGACGATAGCGGTTTCCACGCGCCGTCGATCTGGGAATTCTTCCCCAACGCCATCCTCTTCGAGGGCACATGGTTCGAGCTGACCAGGATCAACCTGATCCAGATCCTCGCCACCGTCGCCATCGTCGTGATCTTCTGGCTCGGCACCCGCCGGATGAAGGTCGTGCCTGGGCGGTTCCAGAGCCTCGTCGAGATGGGGCTGGACTTCGTCCGCGTCAACATCGCGCACGACCTCCTCGGCAAGAAGGACGGGGATCGCTTCCTCCCCATCCTGACCACCATCTTCTTCATGATCCTGTTCATGAACCTGACCGGGATCATCCCGTTCCTGAACATCGCCGGAACGAGCATCATCGCGGTGCCGCTGCTGCTGGCGATCATCTCGTACGTCACGTTCATCTACGCCGGCGTCAAGAAGAGCCCCAAGAACTTCTTCAAGAACTCGCTGTTCCCCGCGGGTGTGCCGTGGCCGATCTACATCATCGTCACGCCGATCGAGTTCATCTCGACCTTCATCGTCCGGCCCGTCACGCTGACGCTCCGACTGCTGATGAACATGATGGTCGGCCACCTGCTGCTGGTGCTGTTCTTCGCAGCGACCCAGTTCTTCTTCTTCACGGCCGGAGGCTGGTGGTCGCTCCTCGGAGTCGGATCGCTCGCATTCGGATTCGTGTTCACCCTGTTCGAACTCCTGGTGGCAGTCCTCCAGGCGTACGTCTTCGCCCTCCTCACCGCGGTGTACATCCAGCTCGCGGTGGCGGAAGAGCACTGA
- the cysK gene encoding cysteine synthase A: MSGIHSDITSAFGDTPLVRLNRVAEGVDGVVLAKLEFYSPAASVKDRIGIAIVDAAEASGALPPGGTIVEATSGNTGIALAMVGAARGYRVILAMPSSMSMERRLLLKAYGAQLVLTDPAGGMKGALAKAEEIVAETPGAFLARQFENEANVAIHRRTTAEEIIRDTDGKVDYFVAGIGTGGTITGVGQVLKERVPDAKVIAVEPADSPLLTKGTAGPHKIQGIGANFIPPILDRSVIDEVIDVEFPDAIATARAVGVQDGILVGISSGAAIWAALQVAARPEAAGKNIVVIVPSYGERYLSTALYEDLRED; the protein is encoded by the coding sequence ATGTCCGGCATCCACTCCGATATCACCTCCGCGTTCGGCGACACCCCGCTCGTCCGCCTCAACCGCGTGGCCGAGGGCGTCGACGGTGTCGTCCTCGCGAAGCTCGAGTTCTACAGCCCGGCGGCCAGCGTCAAGGACCGCATCGGCATCGCGATCGTGGACGCCGCCGAAGCGTCCGGCGCGCTGCCCCCGGGCGGCACCATCGTCGAGGCGACCAGCGGCAACACGGGCATCGCGCTGGCGATGGTCGGCGCCGCCCGGGGCTACCGGGTCATCCTGGCCATGCCCTCGTCGATGTCGATGGAGCGCCGACTGCTGCTGAAGGCGTACGGCGCGCAGCTTGTCCTGACCGACCCTGCGGGCGGCATGAAAGGTGCGCTGGCCAAGGCCGAGGAGATCGTCGCGGAGACCCCCGGCGCGTTCCTGGCGCGGCAGTTCGAGAACGAGGCGAACGTCGCCATCCACCGCCGCACCACCGCCGAGGAGATCATCCGCGACACCGACGGCAAGGTCGACTATTTCGTCGCCGGCATCGGCACCGGCGGCACGATCACCGGGGTGGGCCAGGTGCTCAAGGAGCGCGTGCCGGATGCGAAGGTGATCGCCGTCGAGCCGGCGGACTCCCCGCTTCTGACCAAAGGCACGGCCGGACCGCACAAGATCCAGGGCATCGGAGCGAACTTCATCCCGCCGATCCTCGACCGCAGCGTCATCGACGAGGTCATCGACGTCGAATTCCCCGACGCCATCGCGACGGCGCGTGCCGTCGGCGTCCAGGACGGCATCCTGGTGGGCATCTCCTCCGGCGCCGCGATCTGGGCCGCCCTGCAGGTCGCCGCCCGTCCCGAGGCCGCCGGAAAGAACATCGTCGTGATCGTCCCGTCCTACGGGGAGCGCTACCTCTCGACCGCGCTGTACGAAGACCTTCGCGAAGACTGA